Proteins encoded by one window of uncultured Draconibacterium sp.:
- a CDS encoding TlpA disulfide reductase family protein: MKKTALYILMGLLCACTPKTDSVLKTGKWLFAFQIDDNNPDNTIPFNVEVLNEKHLVVTNAGERIDVQEITYKGDSVFIKMPVFGSEFKGKISGEKISGEYFNYNKSKVLPISFQAEYGIENRFETTAEKALDFSGKWKVNFGEEENGSPAIGIFEQDRNHITGTFQTETGDYRYLEGVVNGNFMQLSCFDGAHVFLFTAELNDSTLNGLFYSGNTYKTKWSATKADDAELADMKTLTYLKPGYDKLSFAFPNEKGDIISLTDEKYQGKVVIVQIFGTWCPNCMDETRFLAEMYKKYNADGLEIIGLDFEVKSDFDYFKQRIERYRNDLNVSWELLLAGTSNKTKAAEALPMLNKIISYPTAIYIDRKGNIREIHTGFSGPGTGDAYVDYKAETEVLIETLLNESF, from the coding sequence ATGAAGAAAACTGCGCTGTATATTTTAATGGGACTGCTGTGTGCCTGCACTCCCAAAACCGATTCTGTGTTAAAAACAGGGAAGTGGCTGTTCGCGTTCCAGATCGACGATAACAATCCGGATAATACAATTCCTTTCAATGTTGAAGTGCTGAATGAAAAGCACCTCGTGGTTACAAATGCCGGAGAGCGAATCGATGTTCAGGAAATAACTTACAAAGGAGACTCGGTGTTTATTAAAATGCCTGTTTTTGGATCAGAGTTCAAAGGAAAGATCAGTGGCGAAAAAATTAGTGGCGAATATTTCAACTACAATAAAAGTAAGGTGCTTCCTATTTCTTTTCAAGCAGAATATGGCATAGAAAATCGTTTTGAAACTACAGCTGAAAAAGCTCTTGATTTCTCCGGTAAATGGAAAGTAAACTTTGGCGAGGAAGAAAATGGCAGTCCGGCAATTGGGATTTTTGAACAAGATAGGAACCACATTACGGGAACTTTCCAAACCGAAACAGGCGACTACCGTTATTTGGAAGGTGTGGTAAATGGCAATTTCATGCAACTTTCGTGTTTTGATGGGGCACATGTTTTTTTATTTACTGCTGAACTCAACGACTCCACATTGAACGGTCTGTTTTACTCCGGCAATACCTATAAAACAAAATGGAGTGCAACAAAAGCAGATGATGCTGAGCTAGCTGACATGAAAACGCTAACCTACCTGAAACCCGGTTACGACAAACTTAGTTTTGCTTTTCCGAATGAAAAGGGTGACATCATTTCGTTGACGGATGAAAAATATCAGGGGAAAGTTGTTATTGTTCAGATCTTTGGAACGTGGTGCCCGAACTGTATGGACGAAACACGGTTTCTCGCAGAGATGTATAAAAAATATAATGCAGACGGTCTGGAAATTATCGGGCTTGATTTTGAGGTGAAATCCGATTTCGACTATTTTAAACAACGCATCGAGCGTTACCGGAATGATTTAAATGTTTCGTGGGAACTTTTGTTGGCAGGAACTTCGAACAAGACAAAAGCCGCTGAAGCTTTGCCCATGCTGAATAAAATTATTTCGTACCCAACTGCCATTTATATCGACAGAAAAGGAAACATACGGGAAATACACACCGGCTTTTCAGGCCCGGGAACAGGCGATGCTTATGTGGATTACAAAGCAGAAACCGAAGTATTAATTGAAACATTATTAAACGAATCCTTTTAA
- a CDS encoding Gfo/Idh/MocA family oxidoreductase, with translation MQKIHVGFIGAGGIARAHVYAIQALKFYYNEVPEIVLESVASARQESREAFAKQMGFEKAETVEDFARNEKIEAVYILGPNKVHFEHFKLALQMPNVKYIYLEKPVCSSLEEEEQMKELLENAGPEVRIQVGFQYLQTSSVREGLKFWRSGKIGKPIHFDLKYYHGDYLQESYRKKRVTRLTPAPDGGAMADLGSHGISLLMAFMGEELQITSGLQAGDFEGVPAGSDLFSSLSLYEPKTGAVGNMSASRISSGSGDLVSLEIYAENGAFRYSSQNPEYFEYYTEGSDQWVKQVVGSNYKPVTSFPSGHVPPGWLRSMVHAHYQFFTGDDSEAVIADLKHGLAVQRIVRETADHLQQFRENFKNDK, from the coding sequence ATGCAAAAAATACATGTAGGTTTTATTGGAGCAGGCGGAATTGCCAGGGCACATGTTTATGCCATTCAGGCTTTGAAGTTTTATTACAACGAAGTTCCCGAAATTGTTTTGGAGTCGGTGGCATCGGCGCGACAGGAAAGCCGCGAGGCGTTTGCCAAACAAATGGGATTTGAAAAGGCTGAGACTGTTGAGGATTTTGCTAGGAATGAAAAAATTGAAGCGGTATATATTTTGGGGCCGAACAAAGTGCATTTCGAGCATTTTAAACTGGCGCTGCAAATGCCCAACGTAAAATATATCTACCTCGAAAAGCCGGTTTGTTCTTCGTTGGAAGAGGAAGAACAAATGAAGGAACTGCTGGAAAATGCAGGCCCAGAAGTACGTATTCAAGTGGGATTTCAATATTTACAAACTTCATCGGTTCGCGAGGGACTAAAATTTTGGCGTTCTGGGAAAATTGGAAAACCCATTCATTTTGATTTGAAATATTACCACGGCGACTACCTGCAGGAAAGTTACCGCAAAAAACGTGTTACACGTTTAACTCCGGCACCTGATGGTGGTGCGATGGCCGATCTGGGGTCGCATGGAATTAGTTTGCTGATGGCTTTTATGGGCGAGGAGTTGCAGATAACAAGCGGGTTGCAGGCCGGCGACTTTGAGGGCGTTCCAGCCGGGTCAGACTTGTTTAGTTCGCTATCGTTGTATGAACCCAAAACGGGTGCGGTTGGGAATATGTCGGCAAGTCGGATTAGCTCGGGTTCCGGCGATTTGGTGTCGCTGGAGATTTATGCCGAAAATGGTGCATTCCGATATTCATCACAAAATCCGGAATATTTTGAATATTACACCGAAGGCTCAGATCAGTGGGTAAAACAGGTGGTTGGCAGTAACTATAAACCGGTAACCAGTTTTCCATCGGGGCATGTTCCGCCGGGGTGGCTGCGCTCGATGGTGCATGCGCATTACCAGTTTTTTACCGGCGATGATTCGGAAGCTGTAATTGCAGATTTGAAACACGGATTGGCCGTACAACGCATTGTTCGCGAGACAGCCGATCACTTACAACAATTCAGAGAAAACTTTAAGAATGACAAATAG